The stretch of DNA GGGGTAATCTAATTTATTCTTTGCAACAAAAGACACGACTTGTTCGATATCATTACTATGTTTAGGCTCAAGTACAGCTGTAGGAATTAACTCATATATACTGGCATCGTGGCTGTACGCTGTCAGAGTCTTTTTGTCAGTTTTAATATCGCCATCAAAAACCGCCTGTATTTGTTCCGCCACATCTTTCATACTCTCTACTATACGTTAAGCATGAGAGGTTTGTCGATAATTTATGCGCGCTTTTTACGTCGAAATATAGATGCAATTGATATACGCTTCGAGTATTCAAGTGTGCCATAGCGGAATAAGCGAATTGCAAGCGAGAGAACGACGGTTGCACTAAGCGCAAGAATAGTAATGCCAAGCAGTGCCTCAGGAATTGAAAGGTTACCGACGGCATTTCGTAGCATAAGTGGAATTGGTGCAGTCAGTGGGAAGAAACTTAAAAATTTAACAAGTAACGTATCTGGAGCTGACACAAAAAGCGTTACCGCATAGAGTGGCCCAAATATAAGTGTCATCACCATACCGAAGAATCCACCAGCCTCTTTTGCAGTTGGTGTTGCCGCACCAATTGCCACGAGTAGTCCTGTAAACAGGAGGAAACTAAGTGCAAATATTGCTGCACCGATCGCGATACGCACAGGGTCGAGAGGAATATTTGACAGGTCAATATTTGGAAGATCAAGCTGATTTCGAAATAGCAAATAAACAACCACAATAGGAATCATGATGACGACAATTTGAATGGCAGCAAGAACAATTAATGAAAGTATTTTACCAATAATAAGCGCCCTTGCCTTAATTGTGGTCAGTATCATTTCAATAACACGGTTCTCTTTCTCTTCAGTCGTGCTCGTGAGCATTTGATTACCAAACATGACAATTAGAATATAGAATAAAACAAGGAATATTCCCGGCGCAATAATCTGTTTGAAGCCATCATATTTTACGCCATCTTTGTATGTTGTTGAATTGAAACCAACCTTATTTTGTAAGATAGCAATCGTTTGAGTGTCTACTTTATTTGTTACTGCCTGTTGTAACAATGCAGAAGCAACGCCCTGGTATCGACTATTATCAAATAGTCCTACATCTTTTGCATATACTTCTACCTGGTTCTTTGTAAGATCGCTAGGATAGTAGAAATAAGCATCGAGTTTACCAGAAGTCACTCGATCAATACCTGCTTGTTTCGAAGTAACGGTGGTTGCACCGATCTGCTTAAGGATATTACTTGATAAAACATGCGAATCGTCAGTGATTGCAATGCTAAAGGTTTGATTTTTAGTATCTGATGCCGCTTGATCCGTTGTTTTGTTTGAGAAAAATATAATCGCAAACACTGCACCAATAATGACAGGAAATGCAAGTGCCATAATCCAGAAACTTTTCTTTCTAAGTGTCCTCACTACTTCAAATTGAAATACAGTACCTAAATTATGCATTATGCGCCTCCTCTGAATCATTTTCATCACCATATACTTCTATAAAAATATCATCAAGCGATTTACCGCCAAATTTTTTCTTAACAGCAGCAACTGTGCCGTACGCACTTGCTTTGCCGTCTTTTAGTAAGATGATTCGATCACAGAGACGTTCGACTTCCTCCATTTGGTGTGTAACGAATACGACTGTCGCACCAGCTTTTTGATGTTCTTCAATAATTGTCATTAAGAGCCGACGATTAATCGGGTCGAAGCCCTTTGTTGGTTCATCGAGAATAAGTAATTCAGGATTATTCATAATAGTAATGCCAAGTTGTATTTTTTGTTGCTGGCCACCCGATAATTTGTCTAAGCGCGTTGTTGCTTTATCGAGAAGCCCTACTCGCTCGAGGTATGACATAGACCATTCACGAGCATCTGTACGTGACATTCCTTTAAGCTGACCAAAATAAATCATGACACTAATAGCGTTCTCTTTTTTGTAGAGACCTCGCTCTTCTGGCAAGTATC from Candidatus Saccharimonadales bacterium encodes:
- a CDS encoding ABC transporter permease, coding for MHNLGTVFQFEVVRTLRKKSFWIMALAFPVIIGAVFAIIFFSNKTTDQAASDTKNQTFSIAITDDSHVLSSNILKQIGATTVTSKQAGIDRVTSGKLDAYFYYPSDLTKNQVEVYAKDVGLFDNSRYQGVASALLQQAVTNKVDTQTIAILQNKVGFNSTTYKDGVKYDGFKQIIAPGIFLVLFYILIVMFGNQMLTSTTEEKENRVIEMILTTIKARALIIGKILSLIVLAAIQIVVIMIPIVVVYLLFRNQLDLPNIDLSNIPLDPVRIAIGAAIFALSFLLFTGLLVAIGAATPTAKEAGGFFGMVMTLIFGPLYAVTLFVSAPDTLLVKFLSFFPLTAPIPLMLRNAVGNLSIPEALLGITILALSATVVLSLAIRLFRYGTLEYSKRISIASIFRRKKRA
- a CDS encoding ATP-binding cassette domain-containing protein; the protein is MPTAKPEPVPIISINHFRMDFGSKTVIDDLSFTVNRGEIFGFLGSNGSGKTTTIRALLGLYEPAAGELLINGEQFEPHAGGSRLGYLPEERGLYKKENAISVMIYFGQLKGMSRTDAREWSMSYLERVGLLDKATTRLDKLSGGQQQKIQLGITIMNNPELLILDEPTKGFDPINRRLLMTIIEEHQKAGATVVFVTHQMEEVERLCDRIILLKDGKASAYGTVAAVKKKFGGKSLDDIFIEVYGDENDSEEAHNA